The sequence CGCGCGCGCAACCAAAAGCCGCGTCTTCGATTTCGGCACCGATTGGCAGGCAACCGACAAGCTGAACGTCCGCGCCGAGGTGTCGCTGTCGACCTCCAAATCCGATTTCCCGAACTTCTCGACCACACTCGACTTTATCAACCCGAACGGCCCGCAGCCCGTATTCGGTCGCAGCATCGACAATGGCGTGCCGATCGAATTCGACCTTCGCGGCGGCACACTTCAATTCGGCATCGATCAGGCGAGCCCCTTCGCGCCGACAACCGCCCAATTGCTCGATCCCGCAAACTATCAGCTACAACAGGTCACGCAGGGCGCCAACTCGACCGACAATCAGGAACGCGCCGCGCGTCTTGATTTCTCTTACGACACGACCGACCTCAACCCCTTCGTTACGTCGGTTAATTTCGGTTATCGCTGGAATCGGACATCGGCCGAGAACAGCGAATTCTCGAACAATGTCAGCCTGACCAACACGACCAGCGCGTGGAACCGCCCGTCGGGCGATCTGTTCTCCGACATATTGATCCCGGGCCCACGCAACTTCAACGCCGCGGATGGGCGCCGGCTCTATTTCCCCGACTTCCTGCTGATCGATGGCGGGCTGGCGTTCCGCGATCCGGCGAGCGTCCTGTCGTCGCTCAACGAAGCAATCGCCGCGAGCAACGCAGCACGGACGCAGGGCCCAGCGGTGGCTTCGCTGGCGACGCCGACCGAATCCTTTGCAGGCTTCTTCAAGATCAAGGAAACGACCAACGCTGCCTATTTCCAAGCGAATATGGAGGGCGAAATCGCCGGCATGCCGGTGCGCGGCAACGCGGGTTTCCGCTGGCTGCACACCAAGCTGTCGTCGACCGGCAATAATATCGCGAACGGGGCGGTCACGGGGCAGACGATCGCGAAGAGCTCATATAATTTTCTGCTACCGCGCTTCAGCCTTGTCCTCGAACCCGCGGACAAGCTGCTTGTCCGCGCGGGCATCGCGCGCGACATCCGTCGCCCGAACTTCGATACGCTGTCGACGTCCTTTTCGTTCGGCACCGGCGCGAACACACCGGTCGCGGTCGGCAACCCCGGCCTCGTTCCCGAAGCCGTGTGGTCGTTCGACCTTTCGGGCGAATATTATTTCGCGCCGTCGAGCCTGATCAGCATCGGCTTCTTCCACAAGAGCCGCACGAACCTCTTCGCGCAGCGGCAGGAAGATCCGGCGCCCAACCTCGATGCCAACGGCAATCTCAATATCTCGATCGATCCCGCCTGCCCCGGCGGCGGCATCTATAACCCGATCGCGAACCGCAACATCAACAACCCGATTCAGGGGGTCGGTATCTGCGTGCCGCGCAGCTCGACCTTCAACGTTCCGGGAACCACGACGCAGACGGGTATCGAAGTCGCATTCCAGCATGACCTGTCGGCATGGGAAGACATACTCGGTTTCGCCTCCGGCTTCGGCTTCATCGGCAACTTCACCTATCAGAAGGCGGGCGGGTCGGCGCGTGAATATCGCACCGCCGATGGTCCGCGGACGGTGTTCACGCAGCTCGGTTATCCCGGCTCTCAGGATCTGATCTCGCTGACCAACCTGTCGAAATATGCCTATAATGCGACGCTGTTCTACGACAAATACGGGCTCAACGCGCGTCTGCGCTACACATGGCGGTCGAGCTATGTGTCGAACGATCCGTTCTTCTTCGGCCTGCCGCTGATCAACGGCGCGCGCGGACAACTCAACGCCAGCATCAACTACGACATCACCGAGAATATCAATGTCGGCGTCGAGGGCATCAACCTGCTGCGCGGCGACCAGAACCAATATTGCGTGAACAACAAGGCGCTGCTCTGCTTCCAGGGCCTGACCGACCGCCGGATCACCGCCGGGATCAGCGTGAAGTTCTGATATACTCCGGTCGGACCGGAAGGCAGCAATGGTCTTCCGATCCGGCCGGCGTCAAGCCGTCACGACGGCCTTGCCCTGATCGGCAAAGGCGCGCTTCATGCGCGCAAAGGTCACGACCTGTCCGGTCATGATGTCGAGTTGCGACGCAATTCCGTGATCGGTCAAAATCCCGTCGGGATCGAAGAGCGGCTGGCTGCTGTTCGCGGTGACCGCCATGGGGGTCGGCCAACCGCGCAGCGCATGGGTGATCGAGCGCAGCGTCGCGAGCGTGGTGCCCGCCGCCTGCCATCCGCCAGCGACCGCGATCAGCCCGACCGCGCGACCGTCGAAATAGGGCTGCGCGTCGGACACAAGATCCTGCGCATAATCGAGCGCATTCTTGACCACCCCCGACACGGTGCCGTGATAGGCGGGCGAAGCGACAATAATGCCGTCGGCATCGCGCAGCGCGGCCATCAGCGCCTGTGCCTTCGAACAACGTTCGCTGCGGTGCGGGGCGTACATCGGAAGGTCGATGGCTTCGCCTGCGAAGAGCATGGTCGCCGCGCCTTCCGCTTCGCAGCGGATGAGCGCGTGGCGGAGCAAGCGTTCGGCCGAGCCGCCGGCGGTGGCGTTGCCGCCGAGTGCGACGATGCGGGGGCGATCGATCATGAGATCCTCCTTAGTTGAAGGTCACCTGGCTGCCGCCGCGCAGGAAAGCGATGGCGTTGCGGCGGAGGTGGTTGGTGCCGGGGTTGAGAATCGGCTCGGGCGAATATTGCGCAAGATAGACGCGGCGCATGTTCGGAGTGGAATTCGATCCGGTCGCGTGGAGAGCGAGGCTGGAGAAAGCGACGATGCTGCCGGCCGGAACCTCGAGCGTCACGCCTTCGCTGTCGCCGGTGTAGCCGACGAGGTCGTTGCTGCCCGGCTGACGGATGTGCGGGACGATGCCCTCGCGCGTTTCGGGCGCCTGCGAGAAAGGCAAGATACGTACGGTGCCGTTGGCGACCGTCGTATCGTCGAGCGTGCACCAGCAAGTCAGGTACGGCTTGTGATCGGCGGGGCCCCCGTTGCCGACGACATAACCCGAATCCTGGTGCCAGCTGAACGGCATGCCTTCGCTCGCGCCCTTCACGACATATTGGTCGTAGAAGAAATAAGCGTCGTCGCCGAGCGTCGCGCGGCAGACGTCGGCCATCGTTTCGCTGAACAACATATTCCGGAGATCGGGCTGCTGGCGCTGGCATTCGCCGGCGAAGTAACGCTTGCCCTTGTGGCTGATACCATCGACTTCGACGCCTAACGCGTCGAGGCGCGCGTTTTCGCGGTCGATCACGCGGCCGCATTCTTCGCGGAGCAGGTCGAGCAGCGGGCCTTCGAGGATGCGTTCGAAAACCGCATAGCCTTCGGTGGCGAATTGTTCGCGCTGCGCCGCATAATCCATCTTCACTCTCCCGTATCTTTTCGATCTTTACGCATATCGCAGAGGACGGTCATCGCATCCAATCGAATTGCATCCGCCGGTCATACGTCTATACTATGGCCTATGCGAATGAGACAGGTTGAGGCGTTTCGCGCCGTGATGATGAGCGGGGGCATTACCGCCGCCGCGACGATGCTCAACATCAGCCAGCCGTCGGTGAGCCGGCTGATCGCCGACATGGAGCGCGCGGTCGGTTTCCGGCTGTTCGACCGGCGCGGCGCGCGCGTGCATCCGACCGCGCAGGCGCAGGCGCTGTATGAGGCGGTGCGGCGAAGCTATGCGGGGCTCGACCTGCTCGATCAGGCGGCGCGGCGTATTCGCGCCCACCCCGTCGGGACGGTGCGGATCGCGGCGCTGGCGGCGATCGCGATGGCGATATTGCCCGCAGTGATCGCGCGCTTCCGTATCCTGTATCCCGACATCAAGATCATCGTGGAATCGCTGGGGCAGCGCGCGATCGAGGAGCGCGTGTTCCTGGGGCAAGCCGACCTGGGCGTCGGGGTCGATATGCAGGGACGCGAGGGCATAAGGTCGACCCCGCTCGCGCGCGCCGAATATGTGTGCATCCTGCCCGCCAATCACCCGCTGGCCGCGCGCGAGCGACTGGAAATTGCCGATCTGGCGGGCGAGGAGTTCGTCGGCCCGATGCACGAAGCCGATGCGCTGTGGACCGGGATCGACACCGCGCTGGAAACATCGGGCATCAGCGTGTCGCGACGGCTGGAAACGCAACATTCGCAGATATTATATGCCTTCGTCGAAGCCGGGCTGGGCGTGACGATCGCCGAACCGTTCAGCGCGCCGCGCTTTCATCGGCTGGGCGTCGCCGTGCGGCCCATCTCACCGCCGGTCTATCTCGATTTCGCGCTGCTGGAGCCCGATATCGGCCCGACGCCGGAGATTGTGGCGTGGCTGAACGCCGATGTGCAGCGCGAAACGGCGGCATGCCTTGCACATGTGCAAAAGGTCGTCTCGTCCAAGTCATAGCATTTGGACATAATATACCGACATTTCTCGATTGGACTGATATGATTTACGCGCGCATCCCTATGCGTGGCGAGTTGGCCCTTGGGCCGACCGGATGATTCTCGGCCGATTTTCGCGGCCGCGCCACGGTTCCAAGGTCCAGGCGAACGCATGATCCGCCGGACGCGAGTGGGGAGGTTTTCGATGAAGACGACGAAGTTCAAGCTGGCTCTGGCGCTTTCGACCACGATGGCGATGGCGCTGATCGCCGCCCCCGCCGCAGCGCAAGACGCCCCGGCCGAAGCCGACGCACCGTTCGCATCGACCGACATCATCGTCACCGCGCAGAAGCGCGAACAGAATTTGCAGGACGTGCCGGTCGCGATCTCGGTCGTGTCGGGCGAGCAGCTCGAACGGTCGAACGTCAATTCGGCCGAGCAGCTTTTCCAGCGCGTCCCCACGCTGACCTTCCGCAAGGGCAACACCAACAAGGATTCGGCGCTGTCGATCCGCGGCGTCGGCACGATCAGCTTCTCGTCGGGCGTCGAGCCGTCGGTTTCGACCGTCATCGACGGCGTCGTCTATGCGCGCACCGGCCAGCAGACGTCGGATTTCCTCGACGTCGAGCGCATCGAAGTGCTGCGCGGTCCGCAGGGCAGCCTGTTCGGCAAGAATGCCAGCGCCGGCGTGATCAACATCGTGTCGCGTGAGCCCAGCAACGAGCTGGGCGGATACATCGACGCCGCCTGGTATGAGGGCAATGAATATCGCATCCGCGGCAGCATCGGCGGCCCGCTGGGCGACGGCATCCGCGCGTCGCTGACCGGTTTCTGGTCGCAGTATGACGGCAACGCCCGCAACGTGTTCAACAACCACAAGGTCAACGGGTACGAACATTGGGGCGTGCGCGGCAAGGTGATCGCCGAGCCGACAGACAATCTGAAAATTACGCTGATCGCCGATTATTCGAAGAACAGCGACAATGGTTTCGCCGACAGCATCGGCACCGTCTTCTCGTCGGCGTTCAACAATGCGGTGTTCATCCCGAGCCTCGCGCCGCTGACGCTCGACGGCAAGAACAAGGATATCGACAACGACCTCGATCCGTACACCAAGGACAAGAATAGCGGCGTGTCGGGGCAAATCGACCTCGATCTGGGCGGGGTCACGCTGACCTCGATCACCGCATATCGTCACTGGTATAACTTCCAGCAGCGCGACGGCGATTTCCGGTCGGATGCACCGCGTTACGTAAACACCGGCACCGCGACGGGCGACGTCCGTTCGCACGATCGTGGCGACCTGAAGTTCGACCAGTTCACGCAGGAGCTGCGCATCGCGTCGGCCAATCCGCAATTCTTCGAATATGTTGCGGGGCTTTATTATTATCACACGAAGGAAGTCGATTTCTTCAACCGGACGGTTACGAGCTGCACCGCATCGACGCTGCCGACCGTCGGCGGGCTGACGCCATGCGCCGCCGGATCGTCGACCTATCTGACCAACGAGGGCAACGCCGATTTCACGACCAAGCTCACCAGCTATTCGGCGTTCGGCCAAGCGACGCTGAACTTTACCGATGCGTTCCGCGGCATCGTCGGCCTGCGCCATACCAATGACAAGGTCAGCTATGACTTTGCCCGCCGCTCGACTTCGCTCGCCGCCTTCTCCGGCGTGAACCCGGCCTTCGCCTCGGCCGGGTCGATCAAGGACACTGGCTGGTCGGGCAATGCCGGCCTGCAATATGACCTGACCGACGATATCGTCAGCTATGCGACCTATACCCGCGGTTACAAGGGTCCGGCGCTCAACGTGTTTTTCAACATGCTGGCGCGCGATACCGGCCGCATCGATCCCGAAAAGTCCGATGCCTATGAAGTCGGCCTGAAGACCCGGCTGTTCGATCGCCGCCTGACGCTGAACATCGCGGGCTTCTATGCGAAGTACGACAATTATCAGGCGAACTTCCTCGATCTCGTCGCCGGGCAGGTCGTAACCCGCCTGACCAATGCGGGCACGGTGTCGACGCGCGGCATCGAAATGGATTTCAACGCCGCGATCACCGACGATTTCTCGCTGTCGGGCGGCTTCAACTACACCGACGCGCATATCAACAAGTTCATCTGTCCGTCGGGCGCGGCGGTCACCTGCGCCGATGCGATCAACGGCAAGCCGCTGCCCTTTGCCCCGAAATATAAGGGCACGGTGACGATGGACTGGCGCCTGCCGCTGAACATCGACGGCTTCAACGTCGATCTGAACAGCTCGCTCGTCTATCAGAGCCGCACCCAGTTCGACATCAACCAGAACCCCAATGCGTTCCAGAGCGCCTATGCGATCTGGGATGCCGGGATCAAGGTGAGCACCGACGACGACAAATACAGCCTGTCGTTCATCGTCAAGAACCTGACCGACAAGCAGTTCGTGATCCAGCGCATCCCGAACGGCACGTCGTTCATGCGCCAGATCACCCCGCGCGATGCCGAGCGTTATTTCGGCGTCACCGCACGGATGAATTTCTGACGACCCCCCTGCCCCGCCGCGTCCGTCCACGATGCGGCGGGGACTCCCGCTTCCTCCCTGTCGCGCAGCGATGGGGAGGTGGCAGCGGCCTTGGCCGCTGACGGATGGGCGATTGCGCAACGTCGCGGCCCCTCCACCATCCTACGGATGGTCCCCCTCCCCATCGCTTCGCGACAAGGAGGATATTATGAAGGCTTGGAAAGGATCCTCCCCATGGCGCTTGATGCGCGCGACACCGGCTTTGCACTCCGCCTCGGCGGGCAGGTGATCCTCTCGCATCAGGGCGGCGCGCCCTGTTTCTTTGTCGGGCGCGGCGAAGCGCATGTTCATTCGAAGCTTGGGCATTTCGATGTGTCGCAGACGGTGATCGAGCGTATTGCGCTGGGGCATGTCGAGGTCGATGGACCGGTCATACGATTTGCCGAGGCCGCGGGTTCGCCCTGGCTGCTCGAAGCGCGCATCGCGGGCGACGGCGACGATGCGACGATCGCGTTGACGGCGCTCGATCCGGCGCTCAACCGATTGTGGCTGCGCATTCCCGCCGACGCGGGCGAGCATGTGTGGGGCGGCGGCGAGCAATTCTCCTATTTCGACCTGCGCGGGCGGCATGTCCCTTTGTGGTCGAGCGAGCCGGGTGTTGGCCGCGATCCGTCGTCGGAGCTGTTCCGGCAGGTCGAGGCGCACCGCAAGGGCGGCGGCGGCAGCCCGACGCACACCAATTACCCGCAGCCGACGTTCGTGAGTTCGCGGCGGTACGCGCTGCATGTCGACAGCTTTGCCTATTCGGCGTTCGATTTCCGCGACGAGGGTTATCACGAGGTCGAGGTGTGGGAGATTCCCGCGAAGATCGAGCTGTGGGCGCGGCCGCGCTTTGCCGAGCTGGTGTCGGCGCTGTCGGCGCGCTTCGGGCGCCAGCCGCCGCTGCCCGAATGGCTGCTGAAGGGCGCGGTCATTGGCCTGAAGGATGGCGACAACAGTTTTGCGCGGCTCAAGGCCTATGAGGAGGCCGGGGTCGCGGTGTCGGGACTGTGGTGCGAGGACTGGGTCGGGCTTCGGATCACCAGTTTCGGCAATCGGTTGTTCTGGGACTGGCAGTGGAATGCGGAGCGCTATCCCGAATTGCCGGCGCGGATCGCGGAATTGCGCGAGCGCGGGATCCGGTTCCTTGGTTATGTGAACCCGTATCTAGCGGTCGATGGTCCGCTCTATGCCGAGGCCGCGGCGCAGGGGTTTATGGTGATGCGTCCCGACAAGGACGAGCCCTATATAATTGACTTTGGCGAGTTCGATTGCGGACATGTCGATTTCACCAATCCGGCGGCCGCAGCGTGGTTCGCCGACACGATCATCGGCGAGAAGATGATCGATTTCGGGCTGTCGGGCTGGATGGCAGACTTTGGCGAGTATCTGCCCGTCGATGTGCGGCTGGCAAATGGCGAGAGCGGGATGACCGCGCATAATCGCTGGCCGGCGCTGTGGGGCGAAGTGAATGCCAAGGGCATCGCCATGCGCGGGCAGACCGGCGAGATGATGGTGTTCATGCGCTCGGGCGCGACCGGCGTTCAGGGGCATTGCCCGATGCTGTGGGCGGGCGACCAGTCGGTCGATTTCAGCCGCCACGACGGGATCGGGACGGTGATATGCGCCGCGCTGTCGGCGGGGATGCTGGGCAACGCGCATCATCACAGCGATTGCGGCGGCTATACCAGCCTGTTCGAAACGACGCGCGATGCCGAACTGGCGATGCGCTGGGCCGAGATGTCGGCGTTTACGTCGATGATCCGCACGCATGAGGGCAACCGGCCGCGGCAGAATGTGCAATATGACGATGACGCCGAACTGCTCGCACATTTTGCGAAGATGACGCGGATTTATGCGCATCTGGCGCCGTATATCCGGCGGCTGTCGAAGGAGGCTTCGGAGACGGGGTTGCCGGTGCAGCGGCCGCTGTTCCTGCATTTCGAGGACGATCTCGAAACCTATGCGATCCAGACGTCGTATCTGCTCGGGCCCGATCTGCTTGTCGCGCCGGTGATCGCGACGGGGAAGAGCGAGTGGACGACCTATCTGCCCGCCGGGGCCGACTGGGTGCATGTCTGGTCGGGGCA is a genomic window of Sphingopyxis sp. YR583 containing:
- a CDS encoding TonB-dependent receptor; translated protein: MIRGSLVRVSRGKMNFAATLLGTTAMAMQAIPAFAQDAAAETSTADDAGDDAIVVTGIRSSLATALGEKRTTDNIVEVIQAEDIGKLPDQNLAEVLENVTGVQITRQAGVGNAVQIRGTDANRTEINGVSTVGSGAGRSGISFEDLPAALIASVEVTKVPTAQTIEGSVGGTINLRTIRPLDLKDPLIAARAQMENSDLSKSTLPRLSATLGNRWDTGIGEIGIVVSGSYARQDVASFKPRVDRDALVLPGSGPSAEAFPFLRIQFLQQGLENYEYETYNGTAALEWKPNDDLKFYFDATLNNQRRGQQSHRVQISGTATPSVVDAMNNTDFETVDFGSLNGPNGPIDLGSVEAAVAGTIGIGGTTGSVVDPNLRTSSDTGARATKSRVFDFGTDWQATDKLNVRAEVSLSTSKSDFPNFSTTLDFINPNGPQPVFGRSIDNGVPIEFDLRGGTLQFGIDQASPFAPTTAQLLDPANYQLQQVTQGANSTDNQERAARLDFSYDTTDLNPFVTSVNFGYRWNRTSAENSEFSNNVSLTNTTSAWNRPSGDLFSDILIPGPRNFNAADGRRLYFPDFLLIDGGLAFRDPASVLSSLNEAIAASNAARTQGPAVASLATPTESFAGFFKIKETTNAAYFQANMEGEIAGMPVRGNAGFRWLHTKLSSTGNNIANGAVTGQTIAKSSYNFLLPRFSLVLEPADKLLVRAGIARDIRRPNFDTLSTSFSFGTGANTPVAVGNPGLVPEAVWSFDLSGEYYFAPSSLISIGFFHKSRTNLFAQRQEDPAPNLDANGNLNISIDPACPGGGIYNPIANRNINNPIQGVGICVPRSSTFNVPGTTTQTGIEVAFQHDLSAWEDILGFASGFGFIGNFTYQKAGGSAREYRTADGPRTVFTQLGYPGSQDLISLTNLSKYAYNATLFYDKYGLNARLRYTWRSSYVSNDPFFFGLPLINGARGQLNASINYDITENINVGVEGINLLRGDQNQYCVNNKALLCFQGLTDRRITAGISVKF
- a CDS encoding NADPH-dependent FMN reductase, with product MIDRPRIVALGGNATAGGSAERLLRHALIRCEAEGAATMLFAGEAIDLPMYAPHRSERCSKAQALMAALRDADGIIVASPAYHGTVSGVVKNALDYAQDLVSDAQPYFDGRAVGLIAVAGGWQAAGTTLATLRSITHALRGWPTPMAVTANSSQPLFDPDGILTDHGIASQLDIMTGQVVTFARMKRAFADQGKAVVTA
- a CDS encoding phytanoyl-CoA dioxygenase family protein, yielding MDYAAQREQFATEGYAVFERILEGPLLDLLREECGRVIDRENARLDALGVEVDGISHKGKRYFAGECQRQQPDLRNMLFSETMADVCRATLGDDAYFFYDQYVVKGASEGMPFSWHQDSGYVVGNGGPADHKPYLTCWCTLDDTTVANGTVRILPFSQAPETREGIVPHIRQPGSNDLVGYTGDSEGVTLEVPAGSIVAFSSLALHATGSNSTPNMRRVYLAQYSPEPILNPGTNHLRRNAIAFLRGGSQVTFN
- a CDS encoding LysR substrate-binding domain-containing protein — its product is MRQVEAFRAVMMSGGITAAATMLNISQPSVSRLIADMERAVGFRLFDRRGARVHPTAQAQALYEAVRRSYAGLDLLDQAARRIRAHPVGTVRIAALAAIAMAILPAVIARFRILYPDIKIIVESLGQRAIEERVFLGQADLGVGVDMQGREGIRSTPLARAEYVCILPANHPLAARERLEIADLAGEEFVGPMHEADALWTGIDTALETSGISVSRRLETQHSQILYAFVEAGLGVTIAEPFSAPRFHRLGVAVRPISPPVYLDFALLEPDIGPTPEIVAWLNADVQRETAACLAHVQKVVSSKS
- a CDS encoding TonB-dependent receptor → MKTTKFKLALALSTTMAMALIAAPAAAQDAPAEADAPFASTDIIVTAQKREQNLQDVPVAISVVSGEQLERSNVNSAEQLFQRVPTLTFRKGNTNKDSALSIRGVGTISFSSGVEPSVSTVIDGVVYARTGQQTSDFLDVERIEVLRGPQGSLFGKNASAGVINIVSREPSNELGGYIDAAWYEGNEYRIRGSIGGPLGDGIRASLTGFWSQYDGNARNVFNNHKVNGYEHWGVRGKVIAEPTDNLKITLIADYSKNSDNGFADSIGTVFSSAFNNAVFIPSLAPLTLDGKNKDIDNDLDPYTKDKNSGVSGQIDLDLGGVTLTSITAYRHWYNFQQRDGDFRSDAPRYVNTGTATGDVRSHDRGDLKFDQFTQELRIASANPQFFEYVAGLYYYHTKEVDFFNRTVTSCTASTLPTVGGLTPCAAGSSTYLTNEGNADFTTKLTSYSAFGQATLNFTDAFRGIVGLRHTNDKVSYDFARRSTSLAAFSGVNPAFASAGSIKDTGWSGNAGLQYDLTDDIVSYATYTRGYKGPALNVFFNMLARDTGRIDPEKSDAYEVGLKTRLFDRRLTLNIAGFYAKYDNYQANFLDLVAGQVVTRLTNAGTVSTRGIEMDFNAAITDDFSLSGGFNYTDAHINKFICPSGAAVTCADAINGKPLPFAPKYKGTVTMDWRLPLNIDGFNVDLNSSLVYQSRTQFDINQNPNAFQSAYAIWDAGIKVSTDDDKYSLSFIVKNLTDKQFVIQRIPNGTSFMRQITPRDAERYFGVTARMNF
- a CDS encoding alpha-glucosidase, with translation MALDARDTGFALRLGGQVILSHQGGAPCFFVGRGEAHVHSKLGHFDVSQTVIERIALGHVEVDGPVIRFAEAAGSPWLLEARIAGDGDDATIALTALDPALNRLWLRIPADAGEHVWGGGEQFSYFDLRGRHVPLWSSEPGVGRDPSSELFRQVEAHRKGGGGSPTHTNYPQPTFVSSRRYALHVDSFAYSAFDFRDEGYHEVEVWEIPAKIELWARPRFAELVSALSARFGRQPPLPEWLLKGAVIGLKDGDNSFARLKAYEEAGVAVSGLWCEDWVGLRITSFGNRLFWDWQWNAERYPELPARIAELRERGIRFLGYVNPYLAVDGPLYAEAAAQGFMVMRPDKDEPYIIDFGEFDCGHVDFTNPAAAAWFADTIIGEKMIDFGLSGWMADFGEYLPVDVRLANGESGMTAHNRWPALWGEVNAKGIAMRGQTGEMMVFMRSGATGVQGHCPMLWAGDQSVDFSRHDGIGTVICAALSAGMLGNAHHHSDCGGYTSLFETTRDAELAMRWAEMSAFTSMIRTHEGNRPRQNVQYDDDAELLAHFAKMTRIYAHLAPYIRRLSKEASETGLPVQRPLFLHFEDDLETYAIQTSYLLGPDLLVAPVIATGKSEWTTYLPAGADWVHVWSGQSYAGGSDVTVAAPFGEPPVFYRAGSADSALFDGIVSA